The Solibacillus sp. FSL R7-0682 genome includes a window with the following:
- a CDS encoding phosphatidylserine decarboxylase — translation MKEKIYQSLIELSNGKLSSKILQRVAQSGVSKNFVRSYSNIYGINLKEVSKSAEQFTSLHDFFIRQLKNDVRPIDQTANMFASPVDAKIEAFGQIVDGMTYTVKNKPYSLADLLGSEAQAKRYENGQYIVFYLSPADYHRIHSPIDGEVTRQYVLGQKSYPVNQMGLQYGKKPLSHNYRMISEIEYDQSHSVAFIKVGATFVNSIKLTNITTNWRKGEEIGYFAFGSTVVMLFEEGAIEFNSNVAYGQMIKMGEAFATML, via the coding sequence ATGAAGGAAAAAATATATCAAAGCTTAATAGAACTTTCAAATGGAAAACTCTCTTCGAAAATTTTACAACGTGTGGCACAGTCGGGCGTTAGTAAAAATTTCGTTCGTAGTTATAGTAATATATACGGAATTAATTTAAAAGAAGTTTCAAAATCTGCCGAGCAATTTACAAGTTTACATGATTTTTTTATTCGTCAATTAAAGAATGATGTTCGTCCAATCGATCAAACTGCAAATATGTTTGCAAGTCCAGTTGATGCAAAAATTGAAGCGTTTGGACAAATTGTCGATGGCATGACCTATACAGTGAAAAATAAGCCGTATTCATTAGCGGATTTACTGGGGAGCGAAGCACAGGCAAAGCGCTATGAAAATGGCCAGTATATCGTCTTCTATTTAAGTCCAGCTGATTATCACCGTATACACAGCCCGATAGATGGTGAGGTTACTCGACAATATGTATTAGGGCAAAAATCGTATCCTGTGAATCAAATGGGCTTACAATACGGGAAAAAGCCATTAAGTCATAATTATCGTATGATTAGTGAGATTGAATATGACCAATCCCATTCAGTTGCTTTTATAAAAGTAGGGGCAACATTTGTAAATTCCATTAAATTGACAAACATTACGACGAATTGGCGTAAGGGCGAAGAGATTGGTTATTTTGCATTCGGTTCAACTGTTGTCATGCTATTTGAAGAAGGGGCGATAGAATTTAATAGTAATGTAGCGTATGGACAAATGATAAAAATGGGAGAAGCATTCGCCACTATGTTATAA
- a CDS encoding YqeG family HAD IIIA-type phosphatase, with translation MYNFLLPDEFVNSVFEITPEKLKAQGIKGIITDLDNTLVEWDRADATEELVAWFEMMREAGIKIIIASNNNEQRVRTFAEPHGIPFIHRAKKPLGGAYYAALVQLRLRRNEVAMVGDQLLTDIMGAKRQKLYTFLVRPVADSDGLVTKFNRFVERRVYNDLKRKGQYPWEQ, from the coding sequence TTGTATAACTTTTTATTACCAGATGAATTTGTAAACAGTGTATTTGAAATTACACCGGAAAAATTAAAAGCGCAAGGAATTAAAGGGATTATTACGGATTTAGATAATACGCTAGTGGAATGGGATCGTGCAGATGCAACTGAAGAACTTGTTGCATGGTTTGAAATGATGCGTGAAGCAGGCATTAAGATTATTATCGCTTCAAATAATAATGAGCAGCGCGTACGAACGTTTGCAGAACCCCATGGCATTCCATTTATTCACCGAGCTAAAAAACCGTTAGGCGGGGCATATTATGCGGCGCTAGTTCAGTTGCGTCTTCGTCGTAATGAAGTAGCGATGGTAGGGGACCAACTTTTAACCGATATAATGGGAGCGAAGCGTCAAAAGCTGTATACCTTTTTAGTGCGTCCAGTAGCAGATTCTGATGGTTTAGTAACAAAATTTAACCGTTTCGTAGAACGTCGTGTATATAACGATTTAAAGCGAAAAGGGCAATACCCTTGGGAGCAGTAG
- the yqeH gene encoding ribosome biogenesis GTPase YqeH — MNEMPQCIGCGAVIQTEDKNALGYAPTSSLEKETIICQRCFRLKNYNEIQPVSLTDDDFLRILNGLGQQQGLIVKIVDIFDFNGSWLPGLHRFVGNNPVLLVANKADLLPKSVKEKKVINWLKREAKALGLKPIDVKLVSAHKGIGMAEVVEAIEEYRNGQDVYVVGCTNVGKSTFINRIIKQATGEGEVITTSHFPGTTLDMIEIPLDDGSALFDTPGIINHHQMAHHIDSSELKYIMPKKEIKPKVYQQNPGQTLFIGALARFDFIQGERSAFTVHVANDLPIHRTKLERADTLYAEHKGELLAPPTAAHIDKLPELVRHEFSIKEGKTDVVISGLGWITVQHSNVVVAAHAPRGVEVFIRPSLI; from the coding sequence ATGAACGAAATGCCACAATGTATTGGCTGTGGAGCAGTAATCCAAACGGAAGATAAAAATGCATTAGGCTATGCACCAACATCTTCATTAGAAAAGGAAACGATTATTTGTCAACGTTGTTTCCGTCTAAAAAACTACAATGAAATCCAACCAGTTAGCTTAACAGACGACGATTTTTTACGTATTTTAAATGGTCTTGGACAACAGCAAGGTCTTATCGTAAAAATAGTAGATATTTTTGACTTTAACGGCAGCTGGTTACCAGGTTTACACCGTTTCGTAGGAAATAATCCAGTACTTTTAGTTGCGAATAAAGCAGATCTTTTACCAAAATCGGTTAAGGAAAAGAAAGTGATTAACTGGTTAAAGCGTGAAGCAAAAGCACTTGGCTTAAAGCCAATTGATGTCAAGCTTGTCTCCGCCCATAAAGGAATAGGCATGGCTGAGGTTGTGGAAGCAATTGAAGAATACCGAAATGGACAAGATGTCTATGTAGTTGGGTGTACAAACGTAGGGAAGTCTACGTTTATTAACCGTATTATTAAGCAAGCAACAGGTGAAGGGGAAGTAATTACGACATCTCATTTCCCTGGTACGACACTTGATATGATTGAAATTCCATTAGATGACGGCTCGGCATTATTTGACACACCAGGCATTATTAATCATCATCAAATGGCACATCATATTGATTCTAGTGAATTAAAATATATTATGCCGAAAAAGGAAATTAAGCCAAAAGTGTATCAGCAAAATCCAGGGCAAACATTATTTATTGGAGCACTTGCTCGTTTTGACTTTATTCAAGGAGAACGTTCGGCATTTACGGTGCATGTAGCAAATGACTTACCGATTCACCGTACAAAATTAGAGCGTGCAGATACATTATACGCAGAGCATAAAGGGGAGCTTTTAGCACCGCCTACTGCTGCTCATATTGATAAGCTACCTGAATTAGTGCGTCATGAATTTTCCATTAAAGAAGGAAAGACCGATGTTGTTATTTCGGGCTTAGGTTGGATTACCGTACAACATTCGAATGTTGTTGTAGCAGCTCATGCACCAAGAGGCGTCGAAGTATTTATCCGACCATCGTTAATTTAA
- the aroE gene encoding shikimate dehydrogenase: MKKWFAVIGDPIAQSKSPEMHNAWYEEGNVDATYIPIHVKPEQLEQAVASFKLLGTSGWNVTIPHKQSIIPFLDELDELAEKMGAVNTVVRTADGKLKGFNTDGPGFVKSLEEVIGLEHRPAPVLLIGAGGAARGIAFALKIAGYSTITIANRTQQKAQQIIDELGEGEAISLEQAEKHLAQYKIFIQTTPAGMSTGDFALPFSLEKFPAEAIAADIVYNPLMTPFLQAAEQKGATIVNGLGMFVHQGAIAYQYWLGEYPNTNAMIARLTKQLGGK; encoded by the coding sequence ATGAAGAAGTGGTTTGCGGTTATTGGAGATCCGATTGCTCAGTCAAAATCTCCCGAGATGCATAATGCATGGTATGAAGAAGGAAACGTGGACGCAACGTATATTCCAATTCACGTAAAGCCTGAACAGCTAGAACAGGCAGTTGCGTCGTTTAAGCTACTTGGTACTAGTGGTTGGAACGTCACAATTCCACATAAACAATCAATCATTCCCTTTTTAGATGAATTAGATGAATTAGCCGAGAAGATGGGTGCTGTCAATACGGTTGTGCGCACTGCTGATGGAAAGCTAAAAGGCTTTAATACAGATGGTCCAGGCTTTGTGAAATCTTTAGAAGAAGTAATTGGTTTGGAGCATCGACCTGCACCAGTATTACTTATTGGTGCAGGTGGTGCTGCACGGGGAATTGCATTTGCACTTAAAATAGCAGGTTATTCAACGATTACAATTGCCAACCGTACCCAACAAAAAGCACAGCAAATTATAGATGAGCTAGGTGAGGGAGAAGCAATTTCTCTTGAGCAAGCTGAAAAGCATCTAGCCCAATACAAAATTTTTATTCAAACAACGCCAGCGGGTATGTCAACAGGAGATTTTGCCTTACCATTTTCTCTAGAAAAGTTCCCAGCAGAAGCAATTGCCGCCGATATTGTGTATAATCCATTAATGACGCCATTTTTGCAAGCGGCTGAGCAAAAAGGTGCAACAATCGTAAATGGTCTTGGAATGTTTGTACATCAGGGAGCGATTGCTTATCAATACTGGCTTGGTGAGTATCCAAATACAAATGCAATGATTGCTCGTTTAACGAAGCAATTAGGAGGAAAATAA
- the yhbY gene encoding ribosome assembly RNA-binding protein YhbY: MLTGKQKRFLRAEAHHLDPIFQVGKGGVNDAMLAQLRDVLEARELIKVRILDNCEEDKNVVAEELAAGTRAELVQLIGLTVVLYKESRNSKKIVLPKAQAK, translated from the coding sequence ATGTTAACAGGTAAACAAAAACGTTTTTTACGTGCAGAAGCGCATCACTTAGATCCAATTTTCCAAGTTGGTAAAGGTGGCGTAAACGATGCAATGCTTGCACAATTACGTGACGTATTAGAAGCACGTGAATTAATTAAAGTACGTATTTTAGATAATTGTGAAGAAGATAAAAATGTAGTAGCAGAAGAATTAGCTGCTGGGACACGTGCGGAACTAGTCCAATTAATCGGCTTAACAGTTGTATTATATAAAGAATCACGCAACAGCAAAAAAATCGTATTACCAAAAGCACAAGCGAAATAA